In Thermotomaculum hydrothermale, a single genomic region encodes these proteins:
- a CDS encoding N-acetylmuramoyl-L-alanine amidase family protein, whose amino-acid sequence MGKRTLILLFLINTIFLFASTVVYLKKEGNFSLYAYLTKSDGIQLVVKTKSSASKNTVRKIYANSKKAKIRYKRSIRTRRFYIKYQDLKDIYKEIVIKKLFPYDYFKNGYYYHKVRYKGAESLWRVAVWFTGDGMNYKKIKKINKLRKNSLYYKTTVKIPENLLLSFLKPEKKKKSGKNNLNSGKKEAKPLLEYRKDKKGEYAIYRLKKGEALYSAVVVRFTGRLDADSVMELAYKIAERSGIKDVTDIPVGYPIKIPVEYLLPEYKPKNSKEYKQYESDLKESELLASKQKIEKSKNLEGVYVILDPGHGGADTGAMYNGVWEDDYMYDIVCRIKRILETKTKAVVIPTVWDKSSGYKIFNTKKIKLDRDEYLMTTPKFNLNSKLASKVGVNLRWYLANYLNSKRIKSGVNPSKIVFISFHADALYKKVRGTMIYIPYAGLYRKKAGRRNRVYLKYYEVRVKPFYTFTKKEVSVSEGLSRKLAYKIIDNLKNNGITVHKEKPVREFIFRSRYSRPFVPAVIRYNKVMIKMLIEVGNLKNKKDAKSIANPEFREKFAETVVQSLLEFYGNK is encoded by the coding sequence ATGGGCAAAAGAACTCTAATACTCCTTTTTCTTATAAACACTATTTTTCTTTTTGCATCAACTGTTGTTTATTTAAAAAAAGAAGGTAATTTTTCCCTTTACGCATACTTAACAAAGTCAGATGGCATTCAATTAGTGGTTAAAACAAAGTCTTCAGCATCCAAAAATACTGTTAGAAAAATATATGCGAATTCCAAAAAGGCAAAAATAAGGTATAAAAGAAGCATTAGAACCAGAAGGTTTTATATTAAATATCAGGACTTAAAAGATATTTACAAAGAGATTGTTATAAAAAAATTATTTCCCTATGATTACTTTAAAAACGGATATTATTACCACAAAGTCAGGTATAAAGGGGCTGAATCTCTGTGGAGAGTTGCTGTTTGGTTTACTGGAGACGGAATGAATTACAAAAAAATAAAAAAAATCAACAAGTTGAGAAAAAACTCTCTCTATTATAAAACAACTGTGAAAATACCTGAAAATTTACTCCTTTCTTTTTTAAAGCCTGAGAAGAAAAAAAAATCTGGGAAAAACAATTTAAATTCAGGGAAAAAGGAAGCCAAACCATTGCTTGAGTACAGAAAAGACAAAAAAGGGGAATATGCTATTTATAGACTGAAAAAAGGTGAAGCACTATATTCTGCAGTTGTTGTAAGGTTTACAGGAAGGCTTGATGCAGATTCAGTTATGGAGCTTGCGTATAAGATTGCCGAAAGAAGTGGCATAAAGGATGTTACAGATATACCAGTAGGCTATCCTATAAAAATCCCGGTTGAATACCTTTTACCTGAATACAAACCTAAAAATTCAAAAGAGTATAAACAGTATGAGAGTGATTTGAAAGAATCAGAACTCCTTGCAAGTAAACAAAAGATAGAAAAATCAAAAAATCTTGAAGGGGTTTATGTGATTTTAGACCCTGGACACGGTGGGGCAGACACAGGGGCAATGTACAACGGTGTCTGGGAAGATGATTATATGTATGATATTGTTTGCAGGATAAAGAGGATTCTTGAAACAAAAACAAAAGCAGTGGTAATACCTACAGTATGGGATAAAAGTTCAGGATATAAAATTTTTAATACAAAAAAGATTAAATTGGACAGAGACGAGTATCTGATGACCACCCCTAAATTTAATTTAAATTCTAAACTTGCATCTAAGGTAGGGGTAAACCTTCGCTGGTATCTTGCAAATTACCTTAATTCAAAGAGGATAAAGTCAGGTGTTAATCCTTCAAAAATTGTATTTATCAGTTTTCATGCAGATGCGCTGTACAAAAAGGTAAGGGGCACAATGATTTATATTCCCTATGCAGGGTTATACAGAAAAAAGGCAGGGCGCAGGAACAGGGTTTATTTAAAGTACTATGAGGTAAGAGTTAAGCCCTTCTATACTTTTACTAAAAAAGAGGTTTCAGTTTCAGAAGGTTTGTCAAGAAAACTTGCGTACAAGATAATTGATAATTTAAAAAACAATGGTATAACTGTTCATAAAGAAAAGCCTGTTAGGGAATTTATTTTCCGCTCAAGGTATTCAAGGCCATTTGTCCCTGCTGTTATTCGCTACAATAAGGTAATGATTAAAATGCTAATAGAAGTAGGAAATTTAAAAAACAAAAAGGATGCAAAATCAATTGCAAATCCTGAATTCAGAGAAAAATTTGCTGAAACAGTTGTACAGTCTCTTTTAGAGTTTTATGGCAATAAATAA
- a CDS encoding MBL fold metallo-hydrolase codes for MAINNFKEKYNLTFKFYRFDSPLNGARGLYFFNIIRWQFESIHLKFRKREKFSLPVVNQSEKLKTEKDFFCLLGHGTILFQLNRVRIVTDPVFGNIPFYKRYTPFPYGVKNLMPIDAVLISHNHYDHLDIPSLKKIKNAGKIVLPLKK; via the coding sequence ATGGCAATAAATAATTTTAAAGAAAAATATAATTTAACTTTTAAATTCTACAGATTTGATTCCCCTTTAAACGGTGCCAGAGGGCTTTATTTTTTCAACATAATCAGGTGGCAGTTTGAGTCAATTCATTTAAAATTTAGAAAAAGAGAAAAGTTTTCCTTACCTGTTGTTAATCAGTCTGAAAAACTTAAAACAGAAAAAGACTTTTTTTGTTTGTTAGGTCATGGAACAATTTTATTTCAACTAAATAGGGTGAGGATAGTTACAGACCCTGTTTTTGGGAATATACCGTTTTACAAAAGATATACCCCCTTTCCCTATGGAGTTAAAAATTTGATGCCTATAGATGCTGTTTTAATCTCTCACAACCACTATGACCACCTTGATATACCATCTTTAAAAAAGATAAAAAATGCAGGAAAAATTGTTTTGCCTCTTAAAAAATAG
- a CDS encoding MBL fold metallo-hydrolase yields the protein MKKIFKKEKIKELSWFESWEFKGIKIVLLPAKHWSKRRLFDRNTSLWGSFLIQTDKTTIYYAGDTAYSYHFKDIGEIFEIDYAFLPIGAYKPDYIMKHNHMNPEEAYKAFKDLNAKHFIPIHYGVFKLSDESVSEPYEKIVKIIPENKIPKIGEVVII from the coding sequence GTGAAAAAAATTTTTAAGAAAGAAAAAATTAAAGAATTAAGCTGGTTTGAAAGTTGGGAGTTTAAAGGAATTAAAATTGTTTTATTGCCTGCTAAACACTGGTCAAAGAGGAGGCTCTTTGACAGGAATACATCACTCTGGGGTAGTTTTCTTATTCAAACAGATAAAACTACGATTTATTATGCAGGGGATACAGCATACTCATATCATTTCAAAGACATAGGGGAAATATTTGAGATTGATTATGCTTTTCTTCCTATTGGCGCTTACAAGCCTGATTACATAATGAAACATAACCATATGAATCCTGAAGAGGCTTATAAAGCGTTCAAAGATTTAAATGCAAAGCATTTTATCCCAATCCATTATGGAGTTTTTAAATTAAGCGACGAATCTGTAAGCGAACCTTATGAAAAAATAGTAAAGATAATCCCTGAAAATAAAATCCCTAAAATAGGTGAAGTTGTAATAATTTAA
- a CDS encoding acyl-CoA dehydrogenase, with amino-acid sequence MDFRLTEEQQMMRDMARRFAEERVKPGAAERDRTHEFPVDLLKECAELGFMGVAIPEEYGGAGMDYISYAIMIEEISRACASTGVILSVNNSLVCDPLLKYGSDYIKKEFLTPLAEGKKLGCFGLTEPNAGSDAANLKTTAKKDGDYYIINGSKIFITNATHADVCLLFAVTDKEKGKHGISAFVVDTKTEGFNIGTVEDKLGINASGTAELYFEDMRVPKENMLGEEGQGYKIALATLDGARVGIAAQGVGLAQAVLDECVRYAKERIQFGRPISSFQAIQWYLADMATNIEAARLLTYKGAACKQNGGRCNKITSMAKVFAAETAMEAARKGVQIFGGYGYMKEYPMERFFRDAKILEIYEGTSEIQRIVIAAQVLSEV; translated from the coding sequence ATGGATTTTAGATTGACTGAAGAACAACAAATGATGAGGGATATGGCAAGGCGTTTTGCCGAGGAAAGGGTTAAACCAGGGGCTGCTGAGAGAGATAGAACTCACGAGTTTCCTGTTGATTTGCTTAAAGAATGTGCTGAGTTGGGCTTTATGGGGGTTGCAATTCCTGAAGAATACGGCGGTGCAGGAATGGATTATATCTCTTATGCAATAATGATTGAAGAGATTTCAAGAGCCTGTGCATCAACAGGGGTTATACTTTCTGTTAACAACTCACTTGTTTGTGACCCGCTATTAAAGTATGGAAGCGATTATATAAAGAAGGAGTTTTTAACTCCTCTTGCTGAGGGCAAAAAGTTAGGTTGTTTTGGTTTAACAGAGCCTAACGCTGGTTCTGATGCGGCAAACTTAAAAACAACAGCTAAAAAAGACGGAGATTACTATATTATTAACGGTTCAAAGATTTTTATTACAAACGCTACACACGCTGATGTTTGCCTTCTCTTTGCTGTTACAGACAAAGAAAAGGGTAAGCACGGAATTTCTGCTTTTGTTGTTGATACAAAAACAGAGGGGTTTAACATAGGCACTGTTGAGGACAAACTTGGTATTAATGCAAGCGGAACGGCTGAGCTTTACTTTGAAGATATGAGAGTACCAAAGGAGAACATGCTTGGAGAAGAAGGCCAGGGCTATAAGATTGCTCTTGCAACGCTTGACGGTGCAAGGGTTGGTATTGCTGCCCAGGGAGTGGGGCTTGCGCAGGCTGTTTTAGACGAATGCGTTAGGTATGCAAAAGAGAGGATTCAGTTTGGAAGGCCAATATCTTCTTTCCAGGCGATTCAGTGGTACCTTGCAGATATGGCAACAAATATAGAGGCTGCAAGGCTTTTAACCTACAAAGGGGCTGCCTGCAAACAGAACGGGGGAAGGTGCAACAAAATTACTTCTATGGCAAAGGTTTTTGCAGCTGAAACAGCAATGGAAGCAGCAAGAAAGGGAGTTCAAATATTTGGCGGATATGGTTATATGAAAGAGTATCCAATGGAAAGATTCTTCAGAGATGCAAAAATTCTTGAGATTTACGAAGGTACTTCCGAGATACAGAGAATTGTAATTGCTGCTCAGGTTTTATCAGAGGTGTAA
- a CDS encoding acyl-CoA dehydrogenase gives MDFRLTEEQKMFRDMVRDFAKKEVEPGASERDKKAEFAHDLVKEMGELGLMGVFIPEEFGGSGGDVISYLLAVEELAKVDPGVAVTMSVNNSVCCFPILKFGNEEQKKKYLPLLASGEVIGGFCLTEPNAGSDAGSLRTKAVKKGDKYIINGSKAWITNARVGKYFVLLASTNPEAGHKGISAFIVDADHPGFIVDKPEDKMGMRSSKTCMVTLEDLEVPAENLLGEEGMGFKIALTTLNHSRIGIGAQALGIAKGAFEEGVKYSTERVQFGKPIAKQQAIQFKIADMATRIEAAENLVYYAGFMDSIGKTDPKLSSMAKMYASETAIFCTYEALQIHGGYGYSKEYKIERLYRDARVTTIYEGTNEIQRLVIAKSLLG, from the coding sequence ATGGATTTTCGCCTTACAGAAGAGCAAAAAATGTTCCGCGATATGGTACGGGACTTTGCAAAAAAAGAGGTTGAACCGGGGGCTTCAGAGAGAGATAAAAAGGCAGAATTTGCCCACGATTTAGTTAAAGAAATGGGCGAGTTAGGTTTAATGGGGGTATTTATCCCAGAAGAATTCGGTGGCTCAGGTGGGGATGTTATATCGTATCTCTTAGCTGTAGAAGAGCTTGCAAAGGTTGATCCTGGCGTTGCAGTTACAATGAGTGTCAACAATTCTGTTTGTTGCTTTCCTATTTTAAAATTCGGTAATGAAGAGCAGAAGAAAAAGTATCTACCCCTTCTTGCTTCTGGAGAAGTAATTGGTGGCTTTTGTCTTACAGAACCAAATGCAGGTTCTGATGCAGGAAGTTTAAGGACTAAGGCTGTAAAAAAGGGGGATAAGTACATTATTAACGGCTCTAAAGCCTGGATAACGAATGCGAGAGTGGGCAAGTACTTTGTTTTACTTGCTTCAACAAACCCTGAGGCTGGGCATAAAGGAATTTCTGCCTTTATCGTTGATGCAGACCATCCAGGCTTTATTGTGGATAAACCTGAGGATAAAATGGGAATGCGCTCTTCCAAAACCTGTATGGTTACTTTAGAGGATTTGGAAGTACCGGCAGAAAACCTTTTAGGTGAAGAGGGAATGGGTTTTAAAATTGCCCTTACTACTTTAAACCATTCAAGGATTGGTATTGGTGCACAGGCTCTTGGAATTGCCAAAGGGGCATTTGAAGAAGGGGTAAAATATTCAACTGAAAGGGTTCAATTTGGAAAACCTATTGCAAAGCAGCAGGCTATTCAGTTTAAAATTGCAGATATGGCAACAAGGATTGAAGCGGCAGAAAACCTTGTGTACTATGCAGGGTTTATGGATTCAATAGGAAAAACTGACCCTAAACTTTCCTCAATGGCAAAGATGTACGCTTCTGAGACAGCAATTTTTTGCACATACGAAGCATTGCAGATTCATGGAGGATACGGCTATTCCAAGGAGTACAAGATTGAAAGATTGTACAGGGATGCAAGGGTAACCACTATTTACGAAGGAACTAACGAAATACAGAGGCTTGTTATTGCAAAAAGCCTGTTGGGATAA
- a CDS encoding TlyA family RNA methyltransferase, giving the protein MAKKERADKLLVQRNLVKSREEARRLIMAGLVFLDNKRIEKAGELIPIEKEIFVKRKLHNYVGRGGLKLEKALNEFKIDVKDRICADIGSSTGGFTDCLLQRGAKLVFAIDTGTNQLDLKLRKDNRVVVMENFNARYLKREDLSFPVSFICMDVSFISVKKIIPVFTSIIDEERDFDAVILIKPQFEVGKDEVEKKGIIKDKTKHFRVIEDIISFSNSHGFCAENLTKSPIQGQKGNIEYLLHLKVKGNCSNIINKKRVEEVVFNEI; this is encoded by the coding sequence ATGGCAAAAAAAGAGAGGGCAGATAAACTGCTCGTTCAAAGAAATTTAGTTAAATCAAGGGAAGAAGCCCGCCGTTTGATTATGGCGGGTCTTGTTTTTCTTGACAATAAGCGTATTGAAAAAGCAGGGGAGTTAATCCCAATTGAAAAAGAGATTTTTGTTAAAAGAAAACTACACAATTATGTTGGTAGAGGGGGATTGAAACTTGAAAAAGCCCTTAATGAGTTTAAGATTGATGTAAAGGATAGAATTTGTGCCGATATAGGCTCATCTACTGGGGGCTTTACAGACTGCTTGCTTCAAAGGGGAGCAAAGCTTGTTTTTGCAATAGATACTGGCACAAACCAGCTTGATTTAAAACTCAGAAAAGACAACCGTGTTGTTGTTATGGAAAATTTTAACGCAAGGTATTTGAAAAGGGAGGATTTATCTTTTCCAGTTTCTTTTATCTGTATGGATGTTTCTTTTATTTCTGTAAAGAAAATTATTCCTGTTTTTACGTCTATAATTGATGAGGAGAGAGATTTTGATGCTGTCATTTTAATAAAGCCTCAATTTGAGGTTGGGAAAGACGAAGTGGAAAAAAAGGGCATTATAAAGGATAAGACAAAGCATTTCAGGGTTATTGAAGATATAATATCTTTTAGTAACTCACACGGATTTTGCGCTGAAAATTTAACAAAATCACCAATTCAGGGACAGAAGGGAAATATCGAATATCTTTTACATTTAAAGGTTAAAGGAAATTGTAGTAATATTATAAATAAGAAAAGAGTTGAAGAGGTTGTTTTCAATGAAATTTGA
- a CDS encoding NAD(+)/NADH kinase: MKFEKIGVIFKPKADLKTLEKVLFALEKILIKRGISKAYTLKPIPETITVDNSLGEFFVKASPVDFIDSVDLLLVLGGDGTLLSSVRLLEGEKIPILGVNLGSLGFLTIVQVDEFEEALTNTLNGNYQIDERLMLEGKIFDENGKVLVEEHVLNDVVVNKAALARIMDLRLMIDGDFVSDYKSDGLIISTPTGSTAYSLAAGGPIIFPSTNVLTITPICPHSLTNRPIVVCSNSEIEITLNKMHTDIFITFDGQKGYRFSSQHILKVKKSERKALLINPKLKNYFEVLKEKLKWGER, encoded by the coding sequence ATGAAATTTGAAAAAATAGGTGTAATTTTTAAGCCGAAGGCTGATTTAAAAACTCTCGAAAAGGTGTTGTTTGCCCTTGAAAAGATATTGATTAAAAGAGGAATTTCAAAGGCTTACACATTGAAACCTATTCCAGAAACTATAACAGTTGATAATTCTTTAGGAGAATTTTTTGTTAAAGCATCCCCGGTGGATTTTATTGATAGTGTTGATTTACTTCTTGTTTTAGGGGGAGATGGCACTTTGTTGTCATCAGTGAGATTGTTAGAGGGTGAAAAAATTCCAATATTAGGTGTGAATTTAGGAAGTCTTGGTTTTTTAACAATAGTACAGGTTGATGAATTTGAAGAGGCTTTAACCAACACTCTAAATGGTAATTATCAGATTGACGAAAGGTTAATGCTTGAAGGGAAGATTTTTGATGAAAATGGTAAGGTTCTTGTTGAGGAGCATGTTTTAAACGATGTTGTAGTTAACAAAGCAGCGCTGGCAAGGATTATGGATTTAAGGTTAATGATAGATGGGGATTTTGTGTCTGACTATAAATCTGACGGGCTTATAATCTCAACACCGACAGGTTCAACAGCATACTCCCTTGCAGCAGGAGGTCCTATTATCTTTCCTTCAACAAATGTTCTTACAATTACCCCTATTTGTCCGCACTCTTTAACAAACAGGCCAATTGTTGTATGTTCTAACTCTGAAATTGAGATTACTTTAAATAAAATGCACACAGATATTTTTATAACCTTTGACGGCCAGAAAGGTTACAGATTTTCTTCTCAGCATATTTTAAAGGTAAAAAAGTCAGAGAGAAAGGCTTTGTTAATTAATCCCAAATTAAAAAATTATTTTGAAGTTTTAAAAGAAAAACTGAAATGGGGAGAAAGGTAA
- the glgP gene encoding alpha-glucan family phosphorylase: MKTFNIVPNIPPELEPLKEISFNLWHVWNPDAITLFMRIDRKLWESCNHNPVLMLGRLSQEKLNELVHDEGFMLFLEKVYSDFKRYVDNKNFFQYSLGVNKDFKIAYFSAEFGINDSIPNYSGGLGVLAGDHLKSSSDLNVPLIGVGLMYQQGYFRQYLTPDGWQQETYPENDFHNMPMKLVKNGDGNPLTVSVKVGDRNVYVRVWKLEVGRVSVYMLDTNNQMNSDEDRKITDQLYGGDIEHRIKQEIILGIGGVRVLDALGIQPAVYHLNEGHSAFATFERVRILIEKHGLTFEEARLFVQHTTVFTTHTPVPAGNDVFPPELISKYFSVYISELGLSPEQFLSFGRVNPFDKQEGFCMTVLALKNSAFANGVSRLHGKVSRNMWKGLYPHIDVEEVPIKHITNGVHIPSWISLDLATLYSRYLGPQWAEDPDNEKIWERALDIPDEELWRTHERRRERLVAFVRRRLVKCLKRKGARQSEIMKAKQVLDPEALTIGFARRFAAYKRAYLIFKDPDRLDKILNNPEKPVQIIIAGKAHPKDMEGKEIIKNIVQIAREERFRKKIVFIEDYDINVARYLVQGVDLWLNNPRRPLEASGTSGMKASANAGLNLSVLDGWWDEAYNGENGWAIGSGEEYDDLEYQDEVESRAIYDLLEKEIIPLFYTRGDDKLPHEWIERMKINLKTICGFFNTHRMVEDYMEKFYLKGAEHFFSLGQNGFEGLKNLLAWKKKIDTNWHNVRILESEFLGERESLIRTPLGCRVKVDLAGLTPEDIVVEAYFGKLDANGKLSEFQIEKLENVKQIDSTVYEFSGEITVEKTGRFGLRFRIRPVNLNLEDSLSLTYIKWDD, from the coding sequence ATGAAAACATTTAATATTGTTCCGAATATTCCGCCTGAATTAGAGCCTTTAAAAGAGATTAGTTTTAACCTCTGGCATGTATGGAATCCAGATGCTATTACTTTATTTATGAGAATTGACAGGAAATTGTGGGAAAGTTGCAATCATAATCCTGTTTTAATGCTTGGGAGACTCAGTCAAGAAAAGTTAAATGAGCTTGTCCATGACGAAGGATTTATGCTCTTCCTTGAAAAAGTATATTCTGACTTTAAAAGGTATGTTGATAACAAAAACTTTTTTCAATACTCACTTGGAGTAAACAAAGATTTTAAGATAGCCTATTTTTCTGCAGAGTTTGGTATTAACGATTCTATTCCAAACTATTCTGGTGGATTGGGGGTTTTGGCAGGTGACCATTTAAAATCATCTTCCGACTTGAATGTTCCTTTAATAGGGGTTGGATTAATGTATCAGCAGGGCTATTTCAGGCAGTATTTAACCCCTGACGGCTGGCAACAGGAAACGTACCCTGAAAATGATTTTCACAATATGCCTATGAAGTTAGTTAAAAATGGAGACGGAAACCCTTTAACAGTTTCAGTTAAAGTTGGAGATAGAAATGTTTATGTTAGGGTATGGAAGCTTGAAGTTGGAAGAGTTTCTGTTTATATGCTTGATACAAATAACCAGATGAATTCTGATGAAGATAGAAAAATAACCGACCAATTGTACGGGGGAGATATAGAGCATAGAATTAAGCAGGAAATAATCCTTGGCATTGGCGGGGTAAGAGTTCTTGACGCTCTGGGAATTCAGCCTGCTGTTTATCACTTAAATGAGGGGCATTCCGCTTTTGCAACATTTGAGAGAGTAAGGATTTTAATTGAAAAGCACGGTTTAACCTTTGAAGAGGCAAGACTTTTTGTTCAACATACAACTGTTTTTACAACTCATACCCCTGTACCTGCCGGTAATGATGTTTTCCCTCCTGAGCTTATTTCAAAGTACTTTTCCGTGTATATTTCAGAGTTAGGGCTTTCCCCTGAACAATTTTTAAGCTTTGGCAGGGTAAATCCCTTTGATAAGCAGGAAGGCTTTTGTATGACTGTGCTTGCATTGAAAAATTCAGCCTTTGCAAATGGGGTGAGCAGGCTTCACGGAAAGGTTTCAAGAAATATGTGGAAGGGCTTGTATCCCCATATAGATGTTGAAGAGGTTCCCATTAAACATATTACAAACGGGGTTCATATCCCGTCGTGGATTTCCCTTGACCTTGCTACACTTTATTCAAGGTATTTAGGGCCTCAGTGGGCTGAAGACCCTGACAATGAAAAAATCTGGGAAAGAGCACTTGATATTCCTGATGAAGAGCTATGGAGAACCCATGAGAGAAGAAGGGAGAGGCTGGTTGCTTTTGTGAGGAGAAGGCTTGTTAAATGCTTGAAGAGAAAAGGTGCAAGACAAAGTGAAATAATGAAGGCAAAACAGGTTTTAGACCCTGAGGCATTAACAATTGGCTTTGCGAGAAGGTTTGCTGCATACAAGAGGGCATACCTTATATTTAAAGACCCTGACAGGCTAGATAAAATTTTAAACAACCCTGAAAAGCCTGTTCAAATTATTATTGCAGGCAAAGCACACCCAAAGGATATGGAAGGAAAGGAAATTATTAAAAATATTGTCCAGATTGCAAGGGAAGAAAGGTTCAGGAAGAAAATTGTTTTTATTGAGGATTACGATATAAATGTTGCAAGGTACCTTGTTCAGGGGGTTGATTTGTGGCTGAATAACCCAAGAAGGCCATTAGAGGCATCAGGTACAAGCGGAATGAAGGCATCTGCAAATGCCGGGCTTAATTTAAGCGTTTTAGATGGCTGGTGGGATGAGGCTTACAACGGGGAAAACGGTTGGGCTATAGGTAGTGGAGAGGAGTACGATGATTTAGAGTACCAGGATGAAGTTGAAAGCAGGGCTATTTACGATTTGCTTGAGAAAGAGATTATTCCTCTTTTCTATACAAGAGGAGATGATAAATTGCCACATGAGTGGATAGAGAGAATGAAGATAAACTTGAAAACAATTTGCGGTTTCTTTAATACCCATAGAATGGTTGAAGATTATATGGAAAAATTCTATTTAAAAGGGGCTGAACACTTTTTCTCCCTTGGGCAAAACGGCTTTGAAGGGCTAAAAAACCTTCTTGCATGGAAGAAGAAGATTGATACAAACTGGCATAATGTGAGAATTTTGGAAAGTGAATTTTTGGGGGAAAGGGAAAGTTTAATTAGAACTCCATTAGGTTGCAGGGTAAAGGTAGACCTTGCGGGGTTAACTCCAGAGGATATTGTTGTTGAAGCTTACTTTGGGAAACTTGACGCAAATGGGAAATTATCTGAATTTCAGATAGAAAAACTTGAAAATGTAAAGCAAATTGATAGTACTGTGTATGAATTTTCTGGAGAAATAACCGTTGAAAAAACAGGGAGATTTGGTCTAAGGTTTAGAATCAGGCCGGTTAATTTAAACCTTGAAGACTCTTTATCGTTGACATATATAAAATGGGACGATTAA
- a CDS encoding YdcH family protein, whose product MIKLSEEQVKEILYKENPEFKQLKDKHASFEARLQELLKKSRLSNEEELELHEIKKQKLILKDKMYQMIREYRETHKSE is encoded by the coding sequence ATGATTAAATTAAGTGAAGAACAGGTGAAGGAAATTCTTTACAAAGAAAACCCTGAATTTAAACAGCTTAAAGACAAACACGCCAGTTTTGAAGCAAGACTTCAGGAATTACTAAAAAAAAGCAGGCTTTCAAATGAAGAAGAGCTTGAACTTCATGAGATAAAGAAACAAAAACTTATTTTAAAAGATAAAATGTATCAAATGATAAGAGAATACAGGGAGACACACAAATCTGAATAA
- the pssA gene encoding CDP-diacylglycerol--serine O-phosphatidyltransferase, with the protein MAEKNPRKGAFILPSLFTIANLFFGFSAILFAESGKYQIACFFVFVSAIMDMLDGRIARMTGTESQFGAELDSIVDVVSFGVAPAFIFYHWGFSQPAIDMFLKRLGWAAAFIFVSCGALRLARFNIQKNIVDSKYFVGVPIPIAAIFTISMVLRFPEPVNSPLFSYIVSMMVIFVALLMVSKIKYYSFKKTKIKKEKPYSFVIVIIILFAGLIIAPATILLLFAFFYLIHPFIFRNGSHKEPQSKASK; encoded by the coding sequence TTGGCAGAAAAAAATCCGAGGAAAGGGGCTTTTATACTGCCCAGCCTCTTTACTATAGCAAACCTTTTTTTTGGTTTTTCCGCTATTCTTTTTGCGGAATCTGGAAAGTATCAAATAGCATGTTTTTTTGTATTCGTGTCCGCAATTATGGATATGTTAGACGGCAGGATTGCGAGAATGACTGGTACTGAGTCTCAATTTGGCGCAGAACTTGATTCTATTGTGGATGTTGTCTCTTTTGGAGTTGCCCCTGCTTTTATTTTTTACCACTGGGGTTTTTCTCAACCTGCAATAGATATGTTTTTAAAGAGATTAGGCTGGGCGGCCGCCTTTATTTTTGTTAGTTGTGGGGCTTTAAGGCTTGCAAGGTTTAATATTCAGAAGAACATTGTTGACTCAAAATACTTTGTAGGGGTTCCAATTCCTATTGCAGCTATATTCACGATTTCCATGGTGTTAAGGTTTCCTGAACCTGTAAATTCTCCCCTTTTTAGTTATATAGTTTCCATGATGGTTATTTTTGTTGCGCTTTTAATGGTTTCCAAAATTAAATACTATAGTTTTAAAAAAACAAAGATAAAAAAAGAAAAGCCGTATTCTTTTGTAATTGTTATTATTATTTTGTTTGCCGGGCTAATTATTGCCCCTGCTACTATACTTCTCCTCTTTGCTTTTTTCTATTTAATCCATCCCTTTATTTTTAGAAACGGCTCTCATAAAGAACCGCAATCAAAAGCCTCTAAATAA